CTGGAGGTGCTGCCGGGCGTCGGCCCGGTGCTGGCCCAGCGGATCGTCGACTGGCGCACCGAGCACGGCCGCTTCCCCACGGTGGACGAGCTGCGCGAGGTCAGTGG
The genomic region above belongs to Actinomycetes bacterium and contains:
- a CDS encoding helix-hairpin-helix domain-containing protein; its protein translation is MLPGVGPVLAQRIVDWRTEHGRFPTVDELREVSG